Below is a genomic region from Acidobacteriota bacterium.
ATTTCGATTTCATTGTCCGCCCGAGGTCACGCTTGTCACCTTGCATGCGGCGTAAATCTAATCGGTTTGTCATGTTATGAAAAACATAGGAATTGTCGCCTGCAGCGCCGAGGGTGCTGCGCTCTGCTATCGGACGATCGCCCAAGCGGCGGAACCATACCTCGGCGAGTACAACCATCCGACGGTGACGCTACACTCAATTGCCATGTCGCAGTGGATGCCTGCGTTCAACGCCGGCGACTATCGCGGAGTTGGCGAGCTCATGCTGAGGTCAGCAAAAGTGGTCGCGGAAGCTGGAGCTGACTTTGCAATTTGCCCAGACAACTCCTGCCATCTTTCGTGGGCATACTTCATCGATCGCTCGCCCATTCCCTGGCTGCATATCGGCGATGTTGTGGCCCAAGAAGCGCAACGCAAGGCATCGAAGAAGGCGGGATTACTTGGAACTCGCTTCACTATGACTGGTCCCATGTATCGCGACGCTTTCCGCCGTCACTCCATTGATGTACTTCCGCCCGAACCTGAGGACCAGCAGATGATTGATGAGGTCATCTGGAGCGAACTCGTCCACGGCAGTTTTCCGGAAACATCCAGGCTGCGATACAACCAGGTAATCTCGCGCCTCAAAAAGAAAGGATGCGATTCGGTGATACTCGGCTGCACCGAGATTCCCCTTTTGGTCCGACCCGACGACTGCCCTCTGCCTACTCTGGATTCCACGCGGCTACTTGCACACGCTGCCGCCGAGTATGCCATCGGAGTAGGCAAACCATCAGTGCTTGCTTCCCGCAAAGTGGGAGGCAACCTTTAACTTGCGCGCCACTGGAAACAAAGCTCGTAATCATCAGGATCTTTGAGGTACATCTGCTTCATGCCGTACCACGCCACCTTTGGTTCCTTCGCGTCCACTTTCATGCTACGCAAATACGCATAGGCCCCATCGACATCGGGACAGCCGAAATACAGCGTGACATCTCGATGGCCGCGGGTGCGTTCCAAATCCGGTTTTGCTGGACGGTTCGCTCGCTCATAGGCCGTATTCAGCATGAGTTCTACACCCTCAAGCCTTAGCAGCACCCAATCAAAGTCCGGCTCTTGCTTCCCATCCGAGGTGACAATCTCGAAGCCCAACTTATCGCAATAAAAGGTGAGTGAAGTGGGCATGTCGAAGACCTGCAACAGCGGCGCCATACCGCGAACATTGATCGCCACTCCCATCCTCCTTGTTCCGCTCAGGAGTTGCTAGAACGACAAATTCAAAAAGGAACTAATAATTTACACGTGCACTGGGCTGCGAGGAGCCCCATTGGCTATTCACTTCTCCAGATCACCCGATCACCCGATTTGCCGATTTCTGCGGGGGGGCGTCAATGAATCTTCCGCCGCTTGCCTTCAGAAAAGTACGCTTATCTAACTTGCCTTCGCAGCGACGGTTTGCGGCGCTGCTTCGAGATGACTGAGTTGGTTGCGCTTTGTCCAGAAGAGCAGGGCACAGCCGGCGGCGCTGAGTGCGAGTGCGGCTCCGAATTCGGTGGTTAGCCAGAGTGTGCGGCCGGTGTCGCGCATGAAGTTGTCGAAGACGGCTTGCACGAACAGATTGTGGCTGGCGTGCAGGATGGCGCCGGTCCAGAGACTGCCGGAGGCCAGGCGCATCCAGGCGAAGATGAAGCTGATGGAGATGACCATCACGCTGAAGCATGCCAGGCCATACCAGCGGTTGGTGCCGGCGTTGTAGTCGGCGAACAGAAGAATTGGAGTATGCCAGGCTGCCCAGATCACTCCGCTGATCAGGCTGACCTTGGTGAACGACGTGACCTTCGCGAGTTCAGGGACAAGGAATCCGCGCCATCCGATCTCTTCTCCCAAAGCGGAACTGACGCTCTGAATGACTCCCACGGTCGATGCGAGCACCAGATAAAGCACCAGCACGCCGGCGGGCGGCATCCCGCTGAGTCCGAAACGGGAGACGAGCCGGGTGACGAAATCGGAGTTGAATCCGCCTTGGCGGGTAATCCAGACTGTGCCGTAAGCAACGGCGGCGTATGCCAGTGGAATGACATAGCTCAACACGACATATTTGCGCTGCGGCCACGTCCAGCCGAGAGAGCGGACGTCGCGCTTGAGGATGCGGCATGTGAGCAGGGCCGCTGCGCCAGGGCTCCACATCAGTCCGAAGACGTAGCCAAAGCCGGCGGAGAGGTGCTTGCTCCAGATGATGAGTGTCCAGAAAATCGCGCTGATGGCGAGCGTGAGTACCAGGTAGACTGAGAGTGCTTTGCGGCTTGTCATGTCAGTACCAGTGGCGGCAGCCGCTGGGTATTCAGAAACCCTGCGGTAGCGGGCGGGTGCATTTAGTCGTTAGCGTTGGCGAGGTTACACGAGACGAGCCCAAAGGGCCAGCGGGTTGGGCTCAGGTCAGCGCCGGTAGCCGGAATCTGGCAATTACGTTTTTCATGGCGAGCGACGCTACAAGTGTTGACTCGGGACTCCGAGTCGGGGTAAAGAAGAGGATGCTGTGGGAGAGATGAGCAGGATCGCGATGAGAGGACGAGAATCCCGTCGGTTGCGATTCACTGATAATTCACTGTTAATTCACTGCCCATTGAAGAATCCTCCAGTGTTTATACGGGTTTGACGCGGCACAAAAAAATTCGCTGTTCTTTTCGCTGTTAAATTCGCTGTTATCTCGCTGATCAGCGAATTAACAGTGAACTCTGCGGAGCTGACTGACACTTCATTCGTAACGGAGCGCCTCCATCGGATCAACTGATGATGCGCGCCTTGCCGGCATCGCGCAGGCGAGCCCCGACGTGATTACCAGCAACGCCGTAACCCCGAGCAGCATCAGAGGATTCCGCGAGCTGCCTTCAATCCAGGTCGCAAGCAGCCGGTTGAGCGCAAACGCGAGCACCAGTCCTGCGAGCACTCCCGATCCGACGCTGAAAGCCGCCGAGCGGAAAACCATCAGGACGACATCTTCGCGCATGGCGCCGAGCGCCATGCGAATTCCGAACTCGCCGGTTCGCTGCGCCACCGTATAGGACACGACACTGTAGAGTCCGGTCGCTGCCAGTCCCAGCGCAAGCAGAGCAAACAGAGCGAATAGGAAGGCAATCATGTGTTCGCGCGCATACTCCGGCTGGTTCGTAATCCACTCCTCCAGGCTTCTGGTTGGCTTAAACACCTGCTGATCCGGATCGACAGTCTGTATTTGTTGACGTATCGAGTGAAGAAGCGCCAAGGGATCTTTCTGGGTGCGCACTAAGACCTGCGTCCATACCGGCATTGACACGGTATAGGGAACGTAGAACTGTGGTTTGATCGGCTTGCTGAGTCCATCGTCGCGAGCGTCTCCGACGACTCCTACGATTCGTATCCAGAAATTGCTTTCCGGAACAGTGAGCTGAAACGGTGGCTCGCCTTTCAATTCGGGAATACGGAGCTGGCTGCCAACCGCGTCTCCATTTGGGAAGAACCGCTGGGCCATAGTTTTGCCGATAATGGCAACCTTATCTCCCCGAGCAGTCTCCGCCTGATCGAAGATTCTTCCTTGCAACAAAGGAATGTGGAGAACAGAAAAGTATTCCGGACTGACGAAGTTCAATGTTCCGCGCTGCTGCTCGGCTGCCGGCTTGCCTGAAATCTCAAAGCGCAGCTCCCATCCGTTATTCGGCGGGGTAGCGTTGGTGGAGATGCCGGCAGAGACTACCTCCGGCATGGCCGCAATTTTCTGCTTCAGCTGTTCAAAGAACGTGGCGCGCGCCTGCCATGTTGTGTAAGTGTTGTCGTGAACTGGAATTCCCACGGACATCACATTGTGCGGATCGTACCCAAGCTCGATATGCATCACGCGTACGAAGGCCTGCATCGCGGCTCCAGCGGAAGCAAGAAGAAGGAGAGTGAGTGCCATCTGTCCGGCGATCAAGCTTCTGTGCATGTAACGGCCTTTCACATCAGCCGTTATCTTACGTGTGCTGGATTGCATTACCTGCGCTATATCCGGACGCGACGATTGCAAGGCCGGGGCAATCCCGAATCCGATTCCCGTTAACAACGCCAGCCCGACACTGAACACCAAAACGGGAAGGTTCATCTTGATGGCAGCTTCGTGAGGAAACGAAAACGCCGGTAGCCAGTTCACAATCAGGTTCAGCAACAGGTAGCCAAGCAAAACGCCTAGCAGCGTACCTGTAAATGAAAGGAGCAACGACTCTGTGAGGAGCTGGCGAAGAATCCTGCTCCCTGCCGCGCCGATCGCGGAGCGCACCGCCATTTCGTGCTGGCGGGCGGTTCCACGAGCTAACAGCAAAATAGAGACGTTGCCGCAACCAATGAGAAGCAATAACGCTACCGCGATAAATAGCAGGCGAAGTGTCCCTCCCAGCCTTTCGATGAATTGATCGTTGAGTCCCTGAATGGCAGTTTTAAACTGTTCCGGAAAATGCTTCGGAGTTTCCTTAGCAAATTGCTCGAGCAAAACTTGGAACTCCGCGTTGGCCGCGGCGTGACTCACTCCGGGCTTTAACCTGATCATGGGCATCACTGCCCGTGCAGGATCATTCACAAACTTCCACAATAGATATACGTCCCCATCGCCCCAGGTGAACCGCGACGGAGCAACACCAACCACGGTGTACGACTTGTGTGTGAGCTGAATCGTCTTGCCGACGATGTCTGGATCGCCGTTGTAGTGTCGTTGCCAGAACTGATAGCCCAATACTGCCACCGGCTGCGGATCTTGACCTTCGGGTGCGTCGGTGGGCAGCAGCGCACGTCCTAAAAGCATCGGGACGCCAAAATGGTTGAAGGCATTTCCCGTGAAATAAATTGCTGTGAGATCTTCCGGGACATCACCGCCGGTCGTTGTGAGGTTCCACTCGTCCATCGCGGCGACACTCTCGACTGAATTTGCATTGCG
It encodes:
- a CDS encoding aspartate racemase → MKNIGIVACSAEGAALCYRTIAQAAEPYLGEYNHPTVTLHSIAMSQWMPAFNAGDYRGVGELMLRSAKVVAEAGADFAICPDNSCHLSWAYFIDRSPIPWLHIGDVVAQEAQRKASKKAGLLGTRFTMTGPMYRDAFRRHSIDVLPPEPEDQQMIDEVIWSELVHGSFPETSRLRYNQVISRLKKKGCDSVILGCTEIPLLVRPDDCPLPTLDSTRLLAHAAAEYAIGVGKPSVLASRKVGGNL
- a CDS encoding glyoxalase — protein: MAINVRGMAPLLQVFDMPTSLTFYCDKLGFEIVTSDGKQEPDFDWVLLRLEGVELMLNTAYERANRPAKPDLERTRGHRDVTLYFGCPDVDGAYAYLRSMKVDAKEPKVAWYGMKQMYLKDPDDYELCFQWRAS
- a CDS encoding CPBP family intramembrane metalloprotease domain-containing protein, giving the protein MTSRKALSVYLVLTLAISAIFWTLIIWSKHLSAGFGYVFGLMWSPGAAALLTCRILKRDVRSLGWTWPQRKYVVLSYVIPLAYAAVAYGTVWITRQGGFNSDFVTRLVSRFGLSGMPPAGVLVLYLVLASTVGVIQSVSSALGEEIGWRGFLVPELAKVTSFTKVSLISGVIWAAWHTPILLFADYNAGTNRWYGLACFSVMVISISFIFAWMRLASGSLWTGAILHASHNLFVQAVFDNFMRDTGRTLWLTTEFGAALALSAAGCALLFWTKRNQLSHLEAAPQTVAAKAS
- a CDS encoding ABC transporter permease, which gives rise to MQTLLQDLRFALRQLRTSPGFTVVAILSLALGIGATCAVFSVVYAVLVNPYPYADSDRMVHLVVKDKGENQRWIVLSGPQLQQLRNANSVESVAAMDEWNLTTTGGDVPEDLTAIYFTGNAFNHFGVPMLLGRALLPTDAPEGQDPQPVAVLGYQFWQRHYNGDPDIVGKTIQLTHKSYTVVGVAPSRFTWGDGDVYLLWKFVNDPARAVMPMIRLKPGVSHAAANAEFQVLLEQFAKETPKHFPEQFKTAIQGLNDQFIERLGGTLRLLFIAVALLLLIGCGNVSILLLARGTARQHEMAVRSAIGAAGSRILRQLLTESLLLSFTGTLLGVLLGYLLLNLIVNWLPAFSFPHEAAIKMNLPVLVFSVGLALLTGIGFGIAPALQSSRPDIAQVMQSSTRKITADVKGRYMHRSLIAGQMALTLLLLASAGAAMQAFVRVMHIELGYDPHNVMSVGIPVHDNTYTTWQARATFFEQLKQKIAAMPEVVSAGISTNATPPNNGWELRFEISGKPAAEQQRGTLNFVSPEYFSVLHIPLLQGRIFDQAETARGDKVAIIGKTMAQRFFPNGDAVGSQLRIPELKGEPPFQLTVPESNFWIRIVGVVGDARDDGLSKPIKPQFYVPYTVSMPVWTQVLVRTQKDPLALLHSIRQQIQTVDPDQQVFKPTRSLEEWITNQPEYAREHMIAFLFALFALLALGLAATGLYSVVSYTVAQRTGEFGIRMALGAMREDVVLMVFRSAAFSVGSGVLAGLVLAFALNRLLATWIEGSSRNPLMLLGVTALLVITSGLACAMPARRASSVDPMEALRYE